A region from the Antennarius striatus isolate MH-2024 chromosome 22, ASM4005453v1, whole genome shotgun sequence genome encodes:
- the LOC137589404 gene encoding bcl-2-like protein 13, with protein MGDMDPEDAKSVDSGDGVALTGEENHSSNSDMVHLEKEEAEMLEEAEEEEDEELQTSVLSFLGEDREVGGLREKNKEDDLCAPQTQELLVSAEEHPKEREFMQVVPPMALPALPIVRLDPPFSTSTPSTTACEAELYSALGLHPPSILGPTAELVIESPEQLQPSQIPLSDVEEHSAESTQMAREKSEHTSLPKAEPLGSTELLCGGAALVAIVGVVAYGAVVYCRK; from the coding sequence ATGGGTGACATGGACCCCGAGGATGCTAAGAGTGTGGACAGCGGTGATGGAGTGGCTCTGACTGGAGAGGAGAACCACTCGTCCAATTCGGATATGGTCCACTTGGAGAAAGAGGAGGCTGAAATGCTCGAGGAGgcggaagaggaagaggatgaggagcttCAGACGAGTGTGTTAAGTTTTTTAGGTGAGGACAGGGAGGTGGGGGGACTCAGGGAGAAGAACAAGGAAGACGACCTCTGTGCTCCACAAACCCAGGAGCTCCTGGTATCAGCAGAGGAGCATCCCAAGGAGAGAGAATTCATGCAGGTGGTTCCCCCAATGGCTTTGCCAGCTTTGCCTATTGTCAGGCTTGATCCTCCCTTCTCTACATCCACCCCTTCAACCACAGCCTGTGAAGCTGAGCTTTATTCTGCTCTGGGGCTGCATCCTCCTTCTATCCTTGGACCAACAGCAGAGCTTGTAATAGAAAGTCCAGAGCAATTACAACCATCACAGATTCCCCTCTCAGATGTGGAGGAGCATTCAGCTGAATCCACTCAGATGGCACGAGAAAAGTCAGAGCACACCAGTTTACCAAAGGCTGAACCTCTGGGCTCCACCGAGCTGCTGTGTGGAGGCGCCGCTTTGGTAGCGATTGTCGGAGTGGTAGCGTACGGTGCAGTGGTGTACTGTAGAAAATAG